A single region of the Salvia splendens isolate huo1 chromosome 18, SspV2, whole genome shotgun sequence genome encodes:
- the LOC121776577 gene encoding protein DA1-related 2-like isoform X1 — MSSSNVNHCIYERKSSFMKWLSKFFKGGAGSRVVSTGSQQPQFPREEDMMWRAPFRSVDDHSRASREKEELDRAIALSMSEDLKRPSGYRWRAGNGDDLARSLHDSFSSVPLPSYVPRDYHPRGSRMCAGCKREIGYGNYLGCMGAYYHPGCFRCHACKHPITEHEFSLSGRETYHKSCFKELNHPKCEVCHQFIPTNGMGLIEYRCHPFWSQKYCPSHEHDNTPRCCSCERLEPRNTRYISMGDGRCLCLECMESAIMDTGDCQPLYHSIRDFYEGMNMRIEQEIPMLLVPRQALNEAIEGEKHGYHHMPETRGLCLSEEQTVTSIMRRPRLDHRGLVGMRTQPQKLTRRCEVTAILVLYGLPRLLTGAILAHELMHGWLRLNEFRNLRPEVEEGICQVMSHMWLESEVVPDSRNTASASASASSSYGSTSTAPSSSSWPSSKKGGKSSVENKLGVFFMHQILHDASPAYGGGFRAAMAAVNKYGLRRTLDHIRYTRTFPE; from the exons ATGTCTTCTTCGAATGTCAACCACTGCATATATG AGAGGAAATCGAGTTTTATGAAATGGCTGAGTAAGTTCTTCAAGGGCGGGGCGGGCAGCAGGGTGGTTTCAACCGGCTCACAGCAACCTCAGTTTCCAAGAGAGGAAGACATGATGTGGCGCGCTCCATTTAGATCCGTG GATGATCACTCTCGGGCCAgcagagagaaagaggaatTGGATCGCGCCATTGCACTCTCTATGTCCGAAGATTTAAAGAGGCCAAGTG GATACAGGTGGCGAGCAGGAAATGGTGACGATCTAGCAAGGTCGCTCCACGACAGCTTCAGCTCTGTACCGTTGCCTTCGTATGTCCCTAGAGACTACCATCCAAGGGGATCTAG AATGTGCGCTGGCTGCAAACGTGAAATCGGATACGGGAACTATCTCGGATGCATGGGGGCTTATTACCACCCGGGATGCTTCCGTTGCCACGCGTGTAAACACCCTATTACCGAGCATGAG TTCTCTTTGTCAGGAAGAGAAACATATCACAAATCATGCTTCAAAGAGCTCAATCATCCAAAATGTGAAGTCTGTCATCAATTT ATCCCGACCAATGGCATGGGCTTGATCGAGTACAGATGCCACCCGTTCTGGTCGCAGAAGTACTGCCCTTCTCATGAGCACGACAACACGCCCCGGTGCTGTAGCTGTGAGCGTTTGGAG CCACGGAACACGCGATACATATCTATGGGGGACGGCCGGTGCTTATGCTTGGAGTGTATGGAGTCGGCCATCATGGACACCGGTGACTGCCAGCCTTTATACCATTCGATCAGAGACTTCTACGAAGGAATGAACATGAGAATCGAGCAGGAAATCCCAATGCTTCTCGTTCCGCGACAAGCCCTCAACGAGGCCATCGAGGGGGAGAAACAT GGTTACCACCACATGCCTGAAACAAGAGGTTTGTGCCTTTCTGAAGAGCAGACAGTCACAAGT ATAATGAGGAGGCCGCGACTGGACCATCGTGGCCTAGTAGGTATGAGAACGCAGCCGCAGAAGCTGACTCGAAGGTGTGAAGTTACAGCCATTCTCGTACTGTATGGCCTCCCAAG GTTACTGACCGGAGCAATACTTGCACACGAGCTAATGCACGGATGGCTGAGACTCAATG AGTTTCGGAATCTGAGGCCGGAGGTGGAAGAAGGTATCTGTCAAGTGATGTCCCACATGTGGCTGGAATCGGAGGTGGTGCCTGATTCAAGGAATACGGCATCCGCATCCGCATCTGCATCATCGTCGTATGGATCCACATCCACAGCTCCATCCTCCTCCTCATGGCCTTCGTCCAAGAAAGGCGGTAAATCAAGCGTCGAGAACAAGCTAGGGGTGTTCTTCATGCATCAGATCCTGCACGACGCGTCTCCAGCTTACGGTGGAGGATTCCGAGCTGCCATGGCCGCAGTTAATAAGTACGGCTTACGCCGTACCTTAGATCACATCCGCTACACAAGAACCTTCCCAGAATAA
- the LOC121776957 gene encoding alpha-1,3-arabinosyltransferase XAT3-like, which produces MVKGTNTEGEEDGIVERKELGKNGIIDKGDLARYASHNTSIYRNENITSLPPKNPITDFTAFLRETYSLEKDLINSCVEKRRRPRLFLVSREEKRGLRNEGEVAKLARELGFEASVQEIGPEEALVARMVNAFDVMVAVHGDEITNMVYLPERAVLVQIVPVGLAGVGRVYFEEPSKVMNLMYLECRVSVEESSLSERYGVGDEVFRNTSSVREKGWNVFKSIYMENQDVSVDLVRFRRVLVEAMELVCG; this is translated from the exons ATGGTGAAAGGGACTAACACAGAGGGTGAGGAGGATGGAATCGTAGAGAGAAAGGAATTGGGGAAGAATGGCATCATTGATAAAG GTGATTTAGCGCGATATGCTAGTCACAATACAAGCATTTATCGAAATGAAAAC ATCACAAGTCTACCACCTAAAAATCCGATCACGGACTTCACCGCCTTCCTCCGGGAAACATACTCTCTAGAGAAAGACCTAATCAACTCGTGCGTGGAAAAAAGGCGGCGGCCTCGCCTCTTCCTGGTCTCCAGGGAGGAGAAGAGGGGCCTGAGGAATGAGGGGGAGGTGGCGAAGCTGGCGCGGGAATTAGGGTTTGAGGCGAGTGTGCAGGAGATAGGGCCGGAGGAGGCGCTCGTGGCGAGGATGGTGAACGCGTTCGACGTGATGGTGGCGGTGCACGGGGACGAGATCACGAACATGGTGTACCTCCCGGAGAGGGCGGTGTTGGTGCAGATCGTGCCGGTCGGGTTGGCAGGTGTGGGTAGGGTTTACTTTGAGGAGCCGAGTAAAGTGATGAATTTGATGTATTTGGAGTGTAGGGTTAGTGTGGAGGAGAGCTCTTTGAGTGAGAGATATGGGGTTGGGGATGAGGTGTTTAGGAACACTAGTAGTGTTAGGGAGAAGGGTTGGAATGTGTTTAAATCGATTTATATGGAGAATCAAGATGTGAGTGTTGATTTGGTGAGGTTTAGGAGGGTTTTGGTGGAAGCTATGGAGCTTGTGTGTGGCTAG
- the LOC121776577 gene encoding protein DA1-related 2-like isoform X2, whose amino-acid sequence MKWLSKFFKGGAGSRVVSTGSQQPQFPREEDMMWRAPFRSVDDHSRASREKEELDRAIALSMSEDLKRPSGYRWRAGNGDDLARSLHDSFSSVPLPSYVPRDYHPRGSRMCAGCKREIGYGNYLGCMGAYYHPGCFRCHACKHPITEHEFSLSGRETYHKSCFKELNHPKCEVCHQFIPTNGMGLIEYRCHPFWSQKYCPSHEHDNTPRCCSCERLEPRNTRYISMGDGRCLCLECMESAIMDTGDCQPLYHSIRDFYEGMNMRIEQEIPMLLVPRQALNEAIEGEKHGYHHMPETRGLCLSEEQTVTSIMRRPRLDHRGLVGMRTQPQKLTRRCEVTAILVLYGLPRLLTGAILAHELMHGWLRLNEFRNLRPEVEEGICQVMSHMWLESEVVPDSRNTASASASASSSYGSTSTAPSSSSWPSSKKGGKSSVENKLGVFFMHQILHDASPAYGGGFRAAMAAVNKYGLRRTLDHIRYTRTFPE is encoded by the exons ATGAAATGGCTGAGTAAGTTCTTCAAGGGCGGGGCGGGCAGCAGGGTGGTTTCAACCGGCTCACAGCAACCTCAGTTTCCAAGAGAGGAAGACATGATGTGGCGCGCTCCATTTAGATCCGTG GATGATCACTCTCGGGCCAgcagagagaaagaggaatTGGATCGCGCCATTGCACTCTCTATGTCCGAAGATTTAAAGAGGCCAAGTG GATACAGGTGGCGAGCAGGAAATGGTGACGATCTAGCAAGGTCGCTCCACGACAGCTTCAGCTCTGTACCGTTGCCTTCGTATGTCCCTAGAGACTACCATCCAAGGGGATCTAG AATGTGCGCTGGCTGCAAACGTGAAATCGGATACGGGAACTATCTCGGATGCATGGGGGCTTATTACCACCCGGGATGCTTCCGTTGCCACGCGTGTAAACACCCTATTACCGAGCATGAG TTCTCTTTGTCAGGAAGAGAAACATATCACAAATCATGCTTCAAAGAGCTCAATCATCCAAAATGTGAAGTCTGTCATCAATTT ATCCCGACCAATGGCATGGGCTTGATCGAGTACAGATGCCACCCGTTCTGGTCGCAGAAGTACTGCCCTTCTCATGAGCACGACAACACGCCCCGGTGCTGTAGCTGTGAGCGTTTGGAG CCACGGAACACGCGATACATATCTATGGGGGACGGCCGGTGCTTATGCTTGGAGTGTATGGAGTCGGCCATCATGGACACCGGTGACTGCCAGCCTTTATACCATTCGATCAGAGACTTCTACGAAGGAATGAACATGAGAATCGAGCAGGAAATCCCAATGCTTCTCGTTCCGCGACAAGCCCTCAACGAGGCCATCGAGGGGGAGAAACAT GGTTACCACCACATGCCTGAAACAAGAGGTTTGTGCCTTTCTGAAGAGCAGACAGTCACAAGT ATAATGAGGAGGCCGCGACTGGACCATCGTGGCCTAGTAGGTATGAGAACGCAGCCGCAGAAGCTGACTCGAAGGTGTGAAGTTACAGCCATTCTCGTACTGTATGGCCTCCCAAG GTTACTGACCGGAGCAATACTTGCACACGAGCTAATGCACGGATGGCTGAGACTCAATG AGTTTCGGAATCTGAGGCCGGAGGTGGAAGAAGGTATCTGTCAAGTGATGTCCCACATGTGGCTGGAATCGGAGGTGGTGCCTGATTCAAGGAATACGGCATCCGCATCCGCATCTGCATCATCGTCGTATGGATCCACATCCACAGCTCCATCCTCCTCCTCATGGCCTTCGTCCAAGAAAGGCGGTAAATCAAGCGTCGAGAACAAGCTAGGGGTGTTCTTCATGCATCAGATCCTGCACGACGCGTCTCCAGCTTACGGTGGAGGATTCCGAGCTGCCATGGCCGCAGTTAATAAGTACGGCTTACGCCGTACCTTAGATCACATCCGCTACACAAGAACCTTCCCAGAATAA